One Candidatus Thermokryptus mobilis DNA window includes the following coding sequences:
- a CDS encoding menaquinone biosynthesis family protein, whose amino-acid sequence MREITIAHSPDSDDAFMFYALVNGKVKSDGLKFVNVLSDIETLNRKAFEGVYDVTAISFHAYAYVSDRYVLLPSGSSMGLGYGPILVSKKEFEPRDLKNFLVGVPGTLTSAFLILKIFEPEVKYKVIQFDKIIEAVLNDEVDAGLLIHEGQLTYSDSGLKKIIDFGNWWQRETGLPLPLGGNVVKKELGIELARKISNLLKESVRYAMENRDEALRYALKFARGMDEKLADKFVGMYVNELTLDCGEVGKKAIQLFLDIGYEKGLIPKKVEIKLLST is encoded by the coding sequence ATGAGAGAGATAACAATTGCACATAGCCCTGATTCAGATGATGCTTTTATGTTTTATGCACTTGTAAATGGTAAAGTAAAGTCCGATGGTTTGAAATTTGTCAATGTTTTAAGTGATATTGAAACGCTAAATCGTAAGGCATTTGAAGGTGTTTATGATGTCACAGCGATATCTTTTCATGCTTATGCCTATGTTTCTGATAGGTATGTTCTCCTTCCGAGCGGATCAAGTATGGGTTTGGGTTATGGACCGATTTTGGTGTCAAAGAAGGAGTTTGAGCCGAGGGACTTGAAGAATTTTTTAGTTGGCGTCCCGGGGACATTGACAAGCGCATTTTTAATTTTGAAGATTTTTGAGCCAGAGGTCAAATACAAGGTCATTCAATTTGACAAAATAATTGAAGCTGTGCTTAACGATGAAGTTGATGCTGGTCTTTTAATTCACGAGGGACAATTGACTTATTCAGATTCCGGGCTTAAGAAAATCATTGATTTCGGAAATTGGTGGCAGAGGGAAACAGGTTTACCTTTGCCTCTTGGAGGAAATGTCGTTAAGAAAGAACTTGGCATTGAACTTGCGAGGAAGATTTCAAATCTTTTGAAGGAAAGCGTAAGATATGCGATGGAAAATAGAGATGAAGCACTTAGATACGCTCTTAAATTTGCCCGAGGTATGGATGAAAAACTGGCTGATAAATTTGTGGGAATGTATGTTAACGAGCTGACGCTTGACTGTGGAGAGGTGGGGAAAAAAGCAATTCAGTTGTTTCTTGATATTGGATATGAAAAGGGATTAATCCCTAAAAAAGTTGAAATTAAACTTTTAAGCACTTGA
- a CDS encoding anhydro-N-acetylmuramic acid kinase — protein MLEKLLELRKKEKKIIIGLMSGTSADGVDVAVVEVKGNGKDTKIRTIGWRTFPFENDLKLLILKNSQPETSRVDEICRLNFLIAQIYADSIFKTLEELNLKPSEVDLIGSHGQTIQHLPNAVEMFGYKVKSTLQIGDPGVIAKLTGIPTVGNFRIGDVALGGEGAPLVPYFDYLVFGSDEINRLVLNIGGIANFTVLKRGCDVEEVIAFDTGPGNMVVDALVKIFFRKDYDEDGEIAQSGMVSQELLSKMSQHPFIAKKPPKSTGREEFGSAFVEKILKWSEEISLDPKDIIATASEFTVYAIYKNYELFLKPTVEIEEVIVSGGGAKNKFMLKALERYFNVPVKLTDEFGISSDAKEAICFAVLANETISGNPANIKSVTGAVKRTILGGVYF, from the coding sequence ATGCTTGAAAAATTACTTGAGTTAAGGAAGAAGGAGAAGAAGATAATAATTGGTTTAATGTCGGGGACATCTGCCGATGGCGTTGATGTCGCTGTAGTTGAGGTAAAAGGCAATGGAAAGGATACAAAAATTAGAACGATTGGATGGAGGACCTTCCCCTTTGAAAATGATTTGAAACTGTTAATACTGAAAAATTCGCAACCTGAGACAAGCAGAGTGGATGAAATTTGTAGATTAAATTTTTTGATAGCTCAAATTTATGCGGATTCAATCTTTAAGACGCTTGAAGAACTGAATTTGAAACCATCCGAAGTTGATCTTATTGGTTCTCATGGACAAACGATCCAGCATTTGCCAAATGCCGTTGAAATGTTCGGTTATAAAGTAAAGTCCACATTGCAAATTGGCGACCCTGGTGTGATAGCCAAACTTACAGGTATCCCAACCGTTGGAAATTTCAGAATCGGTGATGTTGCTCTTGGTGGAGAAGGTGCTCCGCTTGTTCCGTATTTTGATTATTTAGTTTTTGGCTCGGATGAAATTAATCGTCTCGTTCTAAATATCGGAGGGATAGCTAATTTTACGGTTTTAAAAAGAGGTTGTGATGTTGAAGAGGTAATCGCATTTGATACTGGTCCTGGGAATATGGTCGTTGATGCTCTTGTTAAAATTTTCTTTCGGAAAGATTACGATGAGGATGGGGAAATAGCACAAAGTGGGATGGTATCGCAAGAATTGTTAAGTAAAATGAGCCAACATCCTTTTATCGCTAAAAAACCGCCGAAGTCAACTGGGAGGGAAGAGTTCGGCTCGGCTTTTGTTGAGAAAATTTTAAAATGGTCTGAAGAAATTTCATTAGACCCAAAAGATATAATAGCGACGGCGAGTGAATTTACGGTTTACGCTATATATAAAAACTATGAACTTTTCCTTAAACCAACGGTTGAAATTGAGGAGGTAATTGTCAGTGGTGGTGGAGCGAAGAATAAATTTATGTTGAAAGCGCTTGAGAGATATTTCAATGTCCCAGTAAAATTAACCGATGAGTTTGGTATATCCTCGGACGCTAAGGAGGCGATATGTTTTGCAGTCCTTGCAAATGAAACAATTTCTGGAAATCCGGCTAATATAAAGTCAGTAACCGGTGCGGTTAAGAGGACGATTTTAGGCGGAGTTTATTTTTAA
- a CDS encoding (2Fe-2S) ferredoxin domain-containing protein: protein MRFKKHIFICTNRRPPEHPRGSCAQKGSEELVAKFKKRISELGLNKIVRVNSSGCLDACEHGISIVIYPEGIWYGGVKEEDIEKIISSHIINGEVVDELMIKDEKFNPDLMQSAKIEPIQK from the coding sequence ATGCGTTTTAAAAAACATATCTTCATCTGCACAAATCGTCGTCCCCCGGAGCATCCAAGAGGTTCATGTGCTCAGAAAGGTTCGGAGGAACTCGTTGCCAAATTTAAAAAAAGAATAAGTGAACTTGGCTTAAATAAAATAGTCCGTGTGAATTCATCCGGTTGTCTTGACGCATGTGAACATGGTATAAGCATCGTGATTTATCCAGAAGGAATTTGGTATGGCGGAGTTAAGGAGGAGGATATTGAGAAAATTATAAGTTCCCATATTATAAACGGAGAGGTGGTTGATGAACTCATGATAAAAGATGAAAAATTTAACCCCGATTTAATGCAAAGTGCTAAAATTGAACCGATTCAAAAATAA
- a CDS encoding ATP-binding protein, with the protein MAKPIREAHREFISVIDSVREFERWFFNLKRRFKIPPKEFDRIYLASNEAFINALIHGNKLDPERKVLVDLKEFKRSYRVDVKDQGGGFEPEQVPDPRKEENLLKESGRGLLIIREVADEVKFYREKFGMRIKIKIKKRSGARKLSRPIANGGATAG; encoded by the coding sequence ATGGCAAAGCCGATAAGAGAAGCTCACCGCGAGTTCATCTCCGTTATTGATTCTGTTAGGGAGTTTGAGAGGTGGTTTTTCAATTTGAAGAGGCGTTTTAAAATCCCACCGAAGGAATTTGATAGAATTTATCTTGCTTCAAATGAGGCGTTTATAAACGCTTTGATCCACGGGAACAAGCTTGACCCCGAGAGGAAGGTCTTAGTAGATTTAAAAGAATTCAAACGAAGTTATCGTGTAGATGTTAAAGACCAGGGTGGAGGTTTTGAACCAGAGCAAGTTCCAGACCCCAGGAAAGAAGAGAATCTTCTTAAGGAGTCGGGGCGTGGGCTTTTGATTATAAGAGAGGTAGCTGATGAGGTGAAGTTTTACAGGGAAAAGTTCGGGATGAGGATTAAAATTAAAATAAAAAAGCGATCGGGCGCTCGCAAATTGAGTCGCCCGATCGCCAACGGAGGTGCTACGGCGGGCTAA
- the nth gene encoding endonuclease III, whose amino-acid sequence MAKKVFARETLQDKKKRVRKIIQTLRKLYPNARTHLNFTNPLELLVATILAAQCTDERVNKVTEYLFKKYRTADDYANADLKTLEQEVKPTGFYRNKAKAIKNCCRVLVEKYNGQVPDTLEELVKLPGVGRKTANAVLANAFGKQGIIVDTHLKRVTARLGLVKSKNPDKIEFELMEIVPKDKWTLFSHLIGEHGRYICEARKPKCSICKINKLCPSVKL is encoded by the coding sequence ATGGCGAAGAAGGTTTTTGCGAGGGAAACATTGCAAGACAAAAAGAAGAGGGTGAGGAAGATAATTCAAACATTGAGGAAACTTTATCCAAATGCTAGGACACATTTAAATTTTACAAATCCCCTTGAGCTTCTCGTTGCGACGATCCTTGCTGCGCAATGCACAGATGAAAGGGTTAACAAAGTCACGGAATATCTTTTCAAGAAGTATCGCACTGCGGACGATTACGCAAATGCTGATCTTAAAACACTTGAACAGGAAGTTAAGCCAACGGGATTTTATAGGAATAAAGCAAAGGCGATAAAAAATTGCTGTAGAGTTCTCGTTGAGAAATACAATGGTCAAGTTCCTGACACGCTTGAAGAACTCGTCAAACTCCCTGGAGTTGGAAGAAAGACAGCCAATGCTGTTCTTGCAAATGCGTTCGGAAAACAAGGTATAATAGTTGATACGCATCTAAAAAGAGTGACCGCAAGGCTTGGTTTAGTTAAAAGTAAAAATCCGGATAAAATTGAATTTGAGCTTATGGAAATCGTCCCGAAAGATAAATGGACGCTTTTCTCTCATCTGATAGGTGAGCACGGAAGATATATCTGTGAAGCGAGGAAACCGAAATGTTCAATTTGTAAGATAAATAAATTATGTCCATCCGTAAAGCTTTAA
- the porQ gene encoding type IX secretion system protein PorQ — protein MKKVLFLTMLTFSIAMAGGKSTYEFLRLDISPRASALGGNFIAMLDDPTLLFYNPAGLSSLSSDYASIGLFKHLLDINLGYGVYTFKSKYFGDLGIGAIYINYGNFTQTDRYGNQLGNFSAGELAIIGGFAGEYGNLKYGANLKLIYSSIAGVRSTAIGFDLGLMYLIEGQNLNFALTLNNFGTQLNRYLTLKENLPFEIRFAVSKKLEHLPLRLNLGLNKLNETTLKITDKIKNFTLGGEFNISENLDVRIGFNNEKRQEMKITPTLDLTGFSFGVGLKIQKYKFDYSLVSLGKIGSLHQIGLTIKI, from the coding sequence ATGAAGAAGGTCCTATTTCTAACTATGCTGACATTTTCTATTGCGATGGCAGGTGGAAAATCAACATATGAATTTTTACGACTGGATATAAGTCCGAGGGCTTCGGCGCTTGGTGGAAACTTTATAGCCATGCTTGACGACCCGACACTTTTATTCTATAACCCAGCTGGGTTATCTTCACTTTCAAGTGATTACGCAAGCATTGGCTTATTTAAACATCTACTTGACATAAACCTTGGCTACGGGGTTTACACATTTAAATCAAAGTATTTCGGTGACCTCGGAATAGGAGCAATTTACATCAACTATGGCAATTTCACTCAAACAGATAGATACGGAAATCAACTTGGGAACTTCTCAGCGGGCGAATTAGCTATCATCGGCGGATTTGCAGGAGAATATGGCAATTTAAAATATGGGGCTAATTTGAAGCTAATTTATTCATCAATAGCCGGGGTACGATCAACAGCAATTGGATTTGACCTTGGACTGATGTATTTGATTGAAGGGCAAAATTTAAATTTCGCTCTCACACTTAATAATTTTGGAACTCAACTTAATAGATACCTGACGCTGAAGGAAAACCTCCCATTTGAAATTAGATTTGCCGTCTCAAAAAAACTTGAACATTTACCGCTTCGCCTGAACCTCGGTTTAAACAAATTAAATGAGACAACGCTGAAAATCACGGACAAGATAAAAAACTTCACACTCGGTGGAGAATTTAACATATCAGAAAATCTTGATGTCAGAATTGGGTTTAATAACGAGAAAAGACAGGAAATGAAAATTACTCCAACGCTTGACTTAACAGGTTTCTCATTTGGTGTCGGGTTAAAAATTCAAAAATACAAATTTGATTACTCACTTGTATCTCTTGGTAAAATCGGCTCACTTCACCAAATTGGTTTGACGATAAAAATTTAA
- a CDS encoding 2Fe-2S iron-sulfur cluster-binding protein codes for MPFVYFVPLGVEVKCESGSTIFDVAKKNSIPIAESCGGDKICGHCRVKVIEGIESLSAPSQEEEKIMHRYKFDIDERLACAVKVYGDIKITTSYW; via the coding sequence ATGCCTTTTGTTTATTTTGTTCCACTTGGAGTAGAGGTTAAATGTGAAAGTGGTTCAACTATTTTTGATGTCGCAAAGAAAAATTCTATACCTATAGCTGAGTCATGCGGTGGAGATAAAATTTGTGGGCATTGTCGGGTGAAAGTTATTGAAGGTATTGAATCGTTGTCAGCACCAAGTCAAGAGGAAGAAAAAATTATGCACAGATATAAGTTTGACATTGACGAACGACTTGCGTGCGCTGTTAAAGTTTATGGGGACATTAAAATAACAACCTCATACTGGTAA
- a CDS encoding S66 peptidase family protein: MKILKPPALKKGDVIGIISPASSPDDFTRIEQGVRYLESLGYHVKLGKHIFKRYGYLSSTDDDRADDLNEMFADEKVRAIICVRGGYGTPRLLDKVNYSLIKRNPKIFVGYSDITALQLAIFKRTGLVTFSGPMLAVDIYSNFDGFAEEFFWRILTSREKKIEIKNPNGVELNSLKPGKATGTLLGGNLSLIASIIGTKYQPSFNGSVLVIEDIGEEPYRIDRYLSQLKNSGVLCKISACILGQFTDCVPKEPEKSLTLEQIFNDYLGNLKVPVISNLSYGHIPQKLTLPLGARIGVDAKRQKITIIESVLA, translated from the coding sequence ATGAAAATCCTTAAACCACCAGCTTTAAAAAAGGGCGATGTTATAGGGATAATTTCCCCAGCAAGTTCACCCGATGATTTCACACGGATTGAACAGGGAGTTAGATATCTTGAGTCACTTGGTTATCACGTTAAGTTAGGGAAACATATCTTTAAAAGATACGGGTATCTTTCCTCTACGGATGATGATAGAGCCGACGATTTAAATGAAATGTTTGCTGATGAAAAGGTCAGAGCAATTATCTGTGTGCGCGGGGGTTACGGAACTCCCCGCTTGCTTGATAAAGTGAATTACAGTTTGATAAAAAGGAATCCTAAAATTTTTGTGGGATATAGCGACATAACAGCTCTTCAACTTGCAATTTTTAAAAGAACTGGACTTGTTACATTTTCAGGTCCTATGCTTGCGGTTGACATTTACTCAAACTTTGATGGCTTCGCAGAAGAATTTTTCTGGAGGATTTTGACATCAAGGGAGAAAAAAATTGAGATAAAAAATCCAAATGGTGTTGAATTAAATTCACTCAAACCGGGAAAAGCAACTGGAACTTTGCTTGGCGGAAATTTATCCTTAATTGCTTCAATTATAGGAACTAAGTATCAACCAAGTTTTAATGGCTCAGTTCTTGTCATTGAGGACATCGGCGAAGAACCCTACAGGATTGACCGCTATCTTTCGCAGCTTAAAAATTCCGGTGTGCTTTGCAAAATAAGTGCTTGTATTCTTGGACAGTTTACCGACTGTGTCCCGAAGGAGCCAGAGAAAAGCTTAACGCTTGAACAAATTTTCAATGATTATCTCGGCAATTTAAAAGTCCCCGTCATTTCAAATTTGAGCTATGGGCATATCCCCCAGAAATTAACTCTTCCACTTGGAGCGAGGATAGGAGTTGACGCAAAAAGACAAAAGATAACAATAATTGAGTCGGTATTGGCTTAA
- a CDS encoding Rqc2 family fibronectin-binding protein, producing MLTNYHTLKNLIIQIKPKLIHSQIVEAFTQEKDTLHIIIAGEEASALELNATGQGYIFLRPKFERARKNSLDIFPEIFGDEIRDVLIHKADRIIEILLSSGLKLIFQFFTGKVNFFLLNQKNEIIASFKNPKDNIGKIFESEKKDSNYDLMLSDFNAFKDVWESNKIENPVLRFVKSVDTIDMLTAREILHRAGELEAGRIWKALVDVGAELENPKPRIYYEGSFPRYFSIIELTHINLRKIEFDDINEAIRKFVIETRVSKSYRDEKKTIETKLNELVEKRKRTIEKVIEEIENNQRAQQYEVYGSILMANLNLIEKGLEEVELVNMFSEKGEKIKIKLDPSLSPVENAQMYFEKAKKTKASLKIAQERLERLKFEIKQLENLLDELALCENFDALKKFKEKNLEELKKFGIVKDKLVAKVGGKFKRFIVDGGFEVWVGKDAKSNELLTFKFSDKEDLWFHARGTSGAHVVLKTGKRQPSKKAIEQAGSIAAYFSQARTSRLVPVVVTKRKYVRKPRGAPEGTVAVEREEVIMVEPKLPSEEIE from the coding sequence ATGCTGACGAACTATCACACGCTTAAAAATTTGATCATCCAAATAAAACCAAAACTTATCCATTCTCAGATCGTTGAGGCGTTTACGCAAGAGAAGGATACATTGCATATTATAATTGCTGGGGAAGAAGCTTCAGCGCTTGAGCTGAACGCCACAGGTCAGGGATATATTTTCTTGCGCCCAAAGTTTGAAAGAGCGAGGAAAAATTCGCTTGACATTTTCCCTGAAATTTTTGGCGATGAAATTAGGGATGTTTTGATTCACAAAGCCGACAGAATAATTGAAATTTTGCTTTCCTCAGGATTGAAATTGATATTTCAATTTTTCACGGGCAAAGTTAATTTCTTCCTGTTGAATCAAAAAAATGAGATAATTGCGAGTTTCAAGAATCCAAAGGATAACATTGGGAAAATATTTGAAAGTGAGAAAAAGGATTCAAATTATGATTTGATGTTGAGCGATTTCAATGCTTTTAAAGATGTATGGGAGTCAAATAAAATTGAAAACCCGGTTTTGCGATTTGTGAAAAGCGTTGATACGATTGATATGCTGACGGCGAGGGAGATTTTGCACAGAGCAGGTGAGTTGGAGGCAGGGAGGATTTGGAAAGCGCTTGTTGATGTTGGCGCCGAACTTGAAAATCCAAAGCCGAGAATTTATTACGAGGGTTCTTTCCCAAGATATTTCTCAATTATAGAGCTTACACATATCAATCTACGCAAGATTGAATTTGACGACATAAATGAGGCGATAAGAAAGTTTGTAATTGAAACAAGGGTTAGTAAAAGTTATCGCGATGAGAAGAAAACAATTGAAACAAAGCTGAATGAACTTGTTGAAAAACGAAAACGGACGATTGAAAAGGTCATTGAGGAGATAGAAAATAATCAAAGAGCGCAACAGTATGAGGTTTACGGTTCAATTTTGATGGCGAATTTAAATTTGATTGAAAAAGGTTTAGAAGAGGTTGAGCTTGTCAATATGTTTTCTGAGAAAGGGGAGAAGATAAAAATTAAACTTGACCCATCGCTTTCACCCGTTGAAAATGCGCAGATGTATTTTGAAAAAGCGAAAAAGACGAAAGCATCTTTGAAAATCGCTCAAGAGCGACTTGAAAGGTTGAAGTTTGAAATTAAACAACTTGAAAATTTACTTGATGAGCTTGCTTTATGTGAAAATTTTGATGCGCTTAAAAAATTCAAGGAGAAAAATTTGGAGGAATTGAAAAAGTTTGGGATCGTTAAAGATAAACTTGTGGCGAAAGTTGGCGGAAAGTTCAAAAGGTTTATTGTTGATGGTGGTTTTGAGGTTTGGGTTGGGAAGGATGCGAAAAGCAATGAACTTTTGACATTTAAATTTTCGGACAAGGAAGACCTTTGGTTTCATGCCCGTGGGACATCGGGTGCTCATGTGGTTTTGAAGACGGGGAAAAGACAACCGAGCAAAAAAGCCATTGAGCAAGCTGGAAGCATTGCTGCATATTTCAGCCAAGCCAGGACATCTCGCCTTGTTCCGGTCGTCGTCACGAAAAGAAAATATGTCCGAAAGCCAAGAGGAGCTCCTGAGGGAACTGTTGCTGTTGAACGTGAGGAAGTGATTATGGTTGAGCCGAAATTACCTTCAGAGGAAATTGAATAA
- a CDS encoding flavin reductase family protein, with translation MKKEIELRKANRLLNIGGVVLVSAKFKERDNLTPVAWNVPVSKEPPLVAVAIAPERFIYELIEKSGEFGVNLPTLKILKEVYFCGKNSGKEIDKFKATKLKRLKAKFISAPLVDDCIANLECKVEKIYPAGDHNLIIGRVLRAIVEENLFDERLKVELEEARTVHHLGGKFFTVPGEVIDVEGL, from the coding sequence ATGAAAAAAGAAATTGAACTTAGGAAAGCAAACCGACTTTTAAACATCGGTGGTGTTGTTCTCGTCAGTGCAAAATTTAAAGAAAGGGATAACTTAACACCCGTTGCTTGGAATGTTCCCGTAAGCAAGGAACCGCCTCTCGTGGCTGTTGCGATAGCGCCTGAAAGGTTTATTTATGAATTGATTGAGAAAAGCGGTGAATTTGGCGTCAATTTGCCGACATTGAAAATTTTAAAGGAAGTATATTTCTGTGGGAAAAATTCGGGCAAGGAAATTGACAAATTTAAAGCGACAAAATTAAAACGTTTAAAGGCAAAGTTTATTTCAGCACCGTTAGTGGATGATTGTATCGCAAACCTTGAATGTAAAGTTGAGAAGATTTATCCAGCAGGTGATCACAATTTGATAATAGGCAGGGTTTTAAGGGCGATAGTTGAGGAAAATTTGTTTGATGAGCGTTTGAAGGTTGAACTTGAGGAAGCTAGAACGGTACACCATCTCGGCGGTAAATTTTTCACCGTTCCAGGTGAGGTTATTGATGTTGAAGGTCTTTAA